AGCTCAAGTTCTTCTTTGTGCCCCCGTATGTTTCCAGCCTCGTCGTAAAAGCTCACCCTTGGACTTTGCTCGTTGATTTCAACTGGTATCATGGCTTCTATGCCATAAgcaagtcggaagggtgtttccgCTGTGGCAGACTGAAGTGTGGTCCGGTAAGCCCAAAGtacttgtgggagctcctcggtccaggctccctttgcatcttgcAACCTCTTCTTTAGTCCTGATAGTTTGACTTTattggctgcctcggcttgcccatttgCCTGCGGatgttctaccgaggtgaactgatgcttgatcttcatgctGGCTACCAGGCTTTTGAAGGTCGAATCGGTGAACTGAGtgccattatctgtggtgatggagtgaGGCACTGCATACCTTGTGATTATGTTCTTGTAGAGGAACTTCCGACTTCTCTGAGTGGTGATAgtggccaatggttctgcttctatccacttcgTGAAGTAGTTTACTCCCACTATTAGGTATTTTACTTGCCCAGGCGCTTGGGAAAATGGTCCTAGCAAATCCAATCCCTATTTTGCGAACGGCCAGGGAGACGTTATACTAATTAGCTCCTCAGGGGGAGCAACGTGGAAGTTTGTGTGCATTTGGCATGGTTGGCACTTCTTCACGAATTCTATGGTATCtttttgcaaggtcggccagtagaacctagctcggattacttttctGGCTAACAACCTAGCCCCAAGATGGTTCCCGCAGATTCCATTGTAAACCTCTTCTAACAACTCGGTTGTCCTTGAGGTCGGGATGCACTTTAGCagtggtgttgatatcccccttttaatatttttcaccAGTGTGTAGTTTTGTGCTTCCCTCTggatctttttagcctctttttcctctttgggCAGGATGTCGAATTTTAGGTATTCGACTAAAGGGTTCATCCAACCGAGGTCTAATCCGAAGATTTCAAAGACATCTTATTTGGCCTCTATTTTTACTACAGAGGGCTCTTGGAGAGTTTTTTGGATCAAGCTTTTATTATTCCCTCccggtttggtacttgctagcTTGGAAAGGGCGTCTGCTCTGCTGTTGAGGTCCCGAGTTATATGCTTCATCTCGGTCTCTGTGAAACGCCTAAGATATTTcaaggttttttccaagtaccttttcatattggGATCTTTTGCTTGATACTCTCCATTTatctgggaggtcaccacttgagAGTCGTTGAATATCATCACTTTTGACGCACCGACTTCCTCTGCCAGTTTTATTCCTGCGATCAAGACTTCATATTCTACCTGATTATTGGAAGCCAGAAATTCAAATTTAAGGGACCTCAATTTGCGTTCCCTCTTTATTGACCAGTATTATGCCTGCACCGCTTCCTActttgtttgaggatccgtctacGTATAGTTCCCACGTAGTGAATTCTTCCTCTTTGTCTCCTGCATATTCTACTATGAAGTCGGTGAGGTACTGAGCTTTGATTACCATCCGAGCTTCGTACTTTaggtcgaactcggagagctctattgcccattaaACCATTCTACCCACAATATCCGTTTTTTGGAGAATTTGCTTCGTGGGTTAGTTCGTTCGAACCTTTATTGTGTGAGCTTagaagtaaggtcgtagcctgtGTGAGGCTACTACTAAGGAGTACGCAAACTTCTCCAGTTTTtggtaccttagctcagggccttgtaggaCTTTGCTAGTGAAGTATACAGGATGCTGCCCGACCTTATCTTTCCGTATTAAAGCTGATGCTATAGCTTTGTCCGTCACGGACAAATACATGACAAGCTCTTCCCCAACAATTGGTCGGGTCAAAATTAGAGGTTGGCTTAAGAAccttttgaactcctggaatgcTTCTTTGCATTCCGAAGTCCATTCAAACTGGTATCCTTTTCTTAGTAGAGAGAATAGTGGAAGGAATATTAGCGCTGATCCCGCCAGAAACCTAGAGAGGGCAGCAAGCCGGCCGTTCAATTGTTGAACCTCTCTTAagcaagtcgggcttttcatttctagaatAGCTTTGCACTTGTCGGGATTTGCCTAGATCCccctttgtgttagcatgaacccTAGAAATTTTTCCACTTCCACCACGAAGGTACATTTTGAAGGATTCAGTCTCATCCCATGTAACCTTACGGTGTTAAAGACTTGTGAGAGATCTGTCAAGAGGTCAATCTCCTCCTTGGTTTTCACCAGCATGTTGTCCATGTAGACCTCCATTAAGTTCCCGATGTGTGGAGCGAACAccttattcatcaacctttggtATGTGACCCCAGCATTTTTTAATCCAAAAGGCATGACCACATAGCAATAGTTTgctctgggtgtgatgaatgtGGTTTTTTCTTCATCCGGCttatacatcgggatttgattgtatcctgagtaggcatccataaacgacaagtattgataccctgagCTCGCATCTACTAAGGTATCAATACTGGgaagtggatatgggtctttggggcatgcCTTGTTCAAGTCGGTATAATCGATGCACATCATCCACTTGccgtttttctttttttaccagctgatgagcggataatttatacgctttttggcattgtttttagtatgtttttagtatgttttagttagtttttattatatttttattagtttttagttaaaattcacttttctggactttactatgagtttgtgtgtttttctgtgatttcaggtattttctagctgaaattgagggacctgagcaaaaatctgattcagaagctgaaaaggactgcagatgctattggattctgacctccctgcactcgaagtggattttctggtgctacaaaagcccaattagcgcactctcaattgcgttggaaagtagacatcctgggctttccatcaatgtataatagttcatatttctcgagatttgatggcccaaacaggctttccaagtcagctcaagaattttggcgtaaaacgccggaactagcacaagaatgggagttaaacgcccaaactggcacaaaagctggagttTAACTCCCATATTAAagtacatataggaccttttactattgtattctcatctgggtagctatcttggagagttttatactatcttagatcacgttctgaggctggcctctcggccttgactagaccttgttcttatgtattttcaacggtggagtttctacacaccatagattaaggtgtggagctctgctgtacctcgagtattaatgcaattactattgttcttctattcaattcggcttattcttgttctaatatatcacttgttcctcaacttgatgaatgtgatgatccgtgacactcatcatcattctcacctatgaacgtgtgcttgacaaccacctccattctaccttagattgagtggatatctcttggatcccttaaccggaatcttcgtggtataagctagaattgatggcggcattcaagagaatccggaaggtctaaaccttgtctg
Above is a genomic segment from Arachis stenosperma cultivar V10309 chromosome 1, arast.V10309.gnm1.PFL2, whole genome shotgun sequence containing:
- the LOC130976443 gene encoding uncharacterized protein LOC130976443; protein product: MYKPDEEKTTFITPRANYCYVVMPFGLKNAGVTYQRLMNKVFAPHIGNLMEVYMDNMLVKTKEEIDLLTDLSQVFNTGLDLLGPFSQAPGQVKYLIVGVNYFTKWIEAEPLATITTQRSRKFLYKNIITRYAVPHSITTDNGTQFTDSTFKSLVASMKIKHQFTSVEHPQANGQAEAANKVKLSGLKKRLQDAKGAWTEELPQVLWAYRTTLQSATAETPFRLAYGIEAMIPVEINEQSPRVSFYDEAGNIRGHKEELELLPEVREQAQIRGEALKQRMANRYNKKVIRRSFTPNDLVLIKNDIGVNKSGEGKLAANWKGLTIEFSIAMGFLEYPNIGKVIDLLLGSVGEGLH